In Lycium ferocissimum isolate CSIRO_LF1 chromosome 11, AGI_CSIRO_Lferr_CH_V1, whole genome shotgun sequence, a single genomic region encodes these proteins:
- the LOC132037473 gene encoding uncharacterized protein LOC132037473, producing the protein MDDQYSPTTVQRNKKGGTPSRNGKNHRLAVVDDDDDGGDPIECSGKSCKACTGGLIADCVAVCCCPCAVVNILALAFLKVPWMVGRKCLRMAKKKKLEKKKRKDDKTNYCYSTDPVDSIEEGEVGISGIVTSSFGEEEVKDSFRARIDAEEVWLELYQVGHMGFGRVSFTGIN; encoded by the coding sequence ATGGATGATCAATACTCACCTACAACAGTTCAACGAAACAAAAAGGGTGGAACGCCTTCAAGAAATGGCAAGAACCACCGGCTCGCGGTGGTTGACGACGACGACGATGGTGGAGATCCGATCGAGTGCAGTGGGAAGTCCTGCAAAGCATGCACTGGTGGCTTAATCGCAGATTGCGTAGCGGTGTGTTGCTGCCCTTGTGCTGTAGTAAACATTTTAGCACTTGCATTTCTCAAGGTTCCTTGGATGGTGGGAAGAAAATGCTTACGAATGGCGAAAAAGAAGaagttggagaagaagaagaggaaagacGACAAGACTAATTATTGTTACAGTACTGACCCCGTGGATAGTATAGAAGAAGGAGAAGTAGGGATATCGGGAATTGTGACTTCCAGTTTTGGGGAAGAAGAGGTAAAAGACAGTTTTCGTGCAAGAATCGATGCAGAAGAAGTTTGGTTAGAGTTGTATCAAGTTGGCCATATGGGTTTTGGTAGAGTTTCTTTCACcggaattaattaa